The following proteins come from a genomic window of Clostridia bacterium:
- the gatC gene encoding Asp-tRNA(Asn)/Glu-tRNA(Gln) amidotransferase subunit GatC, which produces MIDDREVEVLAKAARLTLTEEEKKAFIRRLEELLAYMDKYLTMDLNDVPPFGFVHSIHNVLREDEVEPGYDQETALANAPLAQEGFFVVPRIELL; this is translated from the coding sequence ATGATTGATGACCGGGAAGTGGAAGTGCTGGCGAAAGCCGCTCGTTTGACGCTGACGGAAGAGGAGAAAAAAGCTTTTATCCGGCGGTTGGAAGAACTCCTGGCTTATATGGATAAATATTTGACAATGGACTTAAATGATGTCCCGCCCTTTGGTTTTGTCCATTCCATTCATAATGTATTGCGGGAAGATGAGGTTGAACCGGGTTACGATCAAGAAACTGCGTTAGCCAATGCCCCGCTCGCTCAGGAGGGGTTTTTTGTGGTGCCCAGGATTGAATTGCTCTAG
- the gatB gene encoding Asp-tRNA(Asn)/Glu-tRNA(Gln) amidotransferase subunit GatB codes for MFGKYEAVIGLEVHVEFKTKTKIFCGCTTEFGGAPNTHVCPVCLGLPGALPRLNKRVVEFAIKTGLALNAEITKECRFDRKNYYYPDMPKNIQISQYYLPIIRNGYLDVEVNGSTRRVRIAFAHMEEDAGKLVHAGGDNILEANNTLVDFNRAGVPLLEIVTAPDIRSPEEAREFVAKLKAILEYLEVSDCKMQEGSLRCDANVSIRPVGSSEFGTRTELKNMNSLRAIERSIRYEIERQIRVVEEGGRVEEETRTWNEAKGITEPMRPKFSSDHYRLIAEHDIPPLQIDDAWIEEIRQTIPELPEARKQRLMAELGLPEYDAGVITASKKLADFFDAAVAQYRDAKKVSNWIMVELLRVLNARNLEVEECPISPGQLVQLLTMIDSGEISGKMGKDIFEKMFDTGKDPRVLVEELGLKQISDTGQLEAIVDQVLAENPKSVEDYKNGKDKAFGFLVGQVMKATKGQANPKLVNEILRKKL; via the coding sequence ATGTTCGGCAAATACGAAGCAGTGATCGGGTTGGAAGTACACGTGGAATTTAAGACGAAGACGAAGATTTTCTGTGGCTGTACCACTGAGTTCGGGGGCGCCCCTAACACCCATGTCTGTCCTGTCTGCTTGGGGCTGCCCGGCGCCCTGCCGCGCTTGAACAAACGGGTGGTGGAGTTTGCCATCAAAACCGGGCTGGCCTTGAATGCCGAGATTACCAAGGAATGCAGGTTTGACCGGAAAAACTATTATTACCCCGACATGCCGAAAAACATCCAAATCTCCCAGTATTACCTGCCCATCATCCGCAACGGGTATTTGGATGTGGAAGTGAACGGCAGTACCAGGCGGGTCCGCATTGCTTTTGCCCATATGGAGGAGGATGCCGGCAAACTGGTGCATGCCGGCGGCGACAATATTCTGGAAGCCAACAATACCCTGGTGGATTTTAACCGGGCCGGTGTCCCCTTATTGGAAATCGTGACCGCGCCGGATATCAGGTCTCCGGAAGAAGCCAGGGAATTTGTGGCGAAACTCAAGGCTATCCTGGAATATTTGGAAGTGTCCGATTGCAAGATGCAGGAAGGCTCCCTGCGCTGCGACGCCAACGTATCCATCCGCCCGGTGGGGTCCAGTGAATTCGGCACCCGAACCGAGCTGAAGAATATGAACTCCCTCCGCGCCATTGAAAGGTCCATCCGGTACGAGATTGAACGGCAAATCCGGGTGGTGGAAGAGGGAGGCCGGGTGGAAGAGGAGACCCGGACCTGGAATGAAGCAAAAGGCATTACCGAACCCATGCGGCCTAAATTCAGTTCAGACCACTACCGCCTGATTGCGGAACATGATATTCCTCCTTTGCAGATTGACGATGCCTGGATAGAGGAGATCCGGCAAACGATACCGGAACTGCCGGAAGCCCGCAAGCAGCGTTTGATGGCCGAACTGGGACTGCCGGAATACGATGCCGGGGTGATTACGGCATCGAAAAAGCTGGCTGATTTCTTTGATGCGGCGGTAGCCCAGTACCGGGATGCCAAGAAAGTCAGCAACTGGATCATGGTTGAGCTGCTGAGAGTCTTGAATGCCCGCAACCTGGAAGTGGAGGAATGCCCCATCAGCCCCGGGCAGCTGGTCCAGTTGTTAACCATGATCGACAGCGGCGAGATCAGCGGCAAAATGGGTAAAGATATTTTTGAAAAGATGTTTGATACGGGGAAAGACCCGCGGGTCCTGGTGGAAGAACTGGGACTGAAACAGATCAGTGACACCGGCCAGTTGGAAGCCATTGTGGATCAGGTCCTGGCAGAGAATCCCAAGTCAGTGGAGGATTACAAAAACGGTAAGGACAAGGCTTTCGGCTTCCTAGTGGGGCAGGTCATGAAAGCCACGAAAGGGCAGGCGAATCCCAAACTGGTCAACGAGATCCTGCGGAAAAAGTTGTAG
- the pcrA gene encoding DNA helicase PcrA produces the protein MDIINTLNPRQQEAVRTTEGPLLVLAGAGSGKTRVLTHRIAYLLAEKGVDPARILAITFTNKAAQEMKERLSRLVGADLRYMWVSTFHAACVRILRKDISVLGYQPNFVIYDADDQLTLVKRCMAELNLDDRKFPPRSILNVISNAKNMLWDPERFFDLAGNFFEVKGAEVYRLYQKRLKELNALDFDDLLMLTVQLFRQHPEVLRYYQHKFQYILVDEYQDTNHAQYILVKLLAEEHRNICVVGDPDQSIYGWRGANMQNILDFEDDYPDARVVKLEQNYRSTQVILDAANAVIANNTGRKPKNLWTDKEGGALIAVFQGENEHHEAHFVAGEIYRQRQEKRRAYRDFAVLYRTNAQSRVLEETFLKNGIPYEIFGGIKFYERKEIKDILAYLRVLANPADALSLARIINVPKRGIGEGTWLKLEDYARQQGLTVLEAVMQAKEIPGLGSRAGAVANFGAMMMGFREKVDRISVTDLTELVLRETGYLEELKRENTEEAQGRLENLQEFLSVTHDYDKYSEEKTLEGFLAQISLVTDLDNLSEEKDRVVLMTLHTAKGLEFPVVFITGMEEGVFPHSRSMLEVEELEEERRLCYVGMTRAQEELYLTRAWQRTLYGNTVYNPPSRFLSEIPEHLVSETENRDREVRSTSRPAAEPKPAAPQGGFQLGDKVSHPKWGVGVIVKVAGQGDDQQLTVAFPDQGLKILLAKYAPLTPVSK, from the coding sequence TTGGATATCATTAATACCCTCAATCCCAGGCAGCAAGAGGCAGTGCGGACCACGGAAGGACCGCTCCTGGTGCTGGCGGGAGCCGGGAGCGGTAAAACCAGGGTGTTGACCCACCGGATCGCTTACCTCTTGGCGGAAAAAGGGGTGGACCCTGCCCGCATTCTCGCCATCACTTTTACCAACAAAGCGGCTCAGGAGATGAAAGAACGGCTCAGCCGGTTGGTGGGCGCCGATTTAAGATACATGTGGGTGAGTACGTTTCATGCCGCTTGTGTGCGGATCCTGCGCAAGGACATTTCCGTGCTGGGTTACCAGCCCAATTTTGTCATCTACGATGCCGATGACCAGTTGACGCTGGTCAAGCGCTGCATGGCGGAATTGAACCTGGACGACAGGAAGTTCCCGCCCCGGAGTATCCTCAATGTGATCAGCAATGCCAAGAACATGCTGTGGGATCCGGAGCGTTTTTTTGACCTGGCCGGCAATTTCTTCGAAGTTAAGGGAGCGGAGGTGTACCGGCTGTACCAAAAAAGGCTGAAAGAATTAAATGCCCTGGATTTCGATGATTTGCTGATGCTTACGGTGCAGCTGTTCAGGCAGCATCCGGAGGTGCTGCGCTATTACCAGCACAAATTTCAATACATTCTCGTCGATGAATACCAGGATACGAACCACGCCCAGTACATCCTGGTCAAGCTGCTGGCGGAGGAGCACAGGAACATCTGTGTGGTGGGGGATCCGGACCAGTCCATCTACGGCTGGCGGGGTGCCAACATGCAGAATATCCTGGATTTTGAAGACGATTACCCGGATGCCCGGGTAGTCAAATTAGAACAGAATTACCGTTCCACCCAGGTTATCCTGGATGCCGCCAATGCCGTCATTGCCAACAATACCGGCAGGAAGCCCAAAAACCTGTGGACCGATAAAGAAGGAGGCGCTTTAATCGCCGTCTTTCAAGGGGAAAACGAGCATCATGAAGCTCATTTTGTGGCCGGGGAGATTTACCGGCAGCGCCAGGAGAAAAGACGCGCCTACCGGGACTTTGCCGTGCTGTACCGTACCAACGCCCAGTCCCGGGTCCTGGAAGAGACTTTCTTGAAGAATGGGATCCCTTATGAAATTTTCGGCGGCATCAAGTTCTATGAGCGGAAAGAAATTAAAGATATTCTAGCTTACTTGCGGGTGCTGGCGAACCCGGCCGATGCTTTAAGCCTGGCCCGGATTATCAATGTGCCGAAGCGCGGGATTGGAGAAGGGACCTGGCTGAAACTGGAGGATTATGCCCGGCAGCAGGGGCTGACGGTTTTGGAAGCGGTGATGCAAGCAAAAGAAATCCCGGGCCTGGGCAGCCGCGCGGGGGCGGTGGCCAATTTCGGTGCCATGATGATGGGTTTCAGGGAAAAAGTGGACAGGATATCTGTAACCGATTTGACGGAGCTGGTCCTGCGAGAGACGGGCTATTTGGAAGAACTGAAAAGGGAGAATACGGAAGAGGCCCAAGGGCGCTTGGAGAACTTGCAGGAGTTCCTGTCCGTCACCCATGATTACGACAAGTATAGTGAGGAGAAAACGTTAGAAGGATTCCTGGCCCAGATTTCACTGGTGACGGATTTGGACAACTTGTCGGAAGAAAAGGACCGGGTGGTGCTCATGACCTTGCACACCGCCAAAGGACTGGAATTCCCCGTCGTTTTCATCACCGGCATGGAAGAAGGGGTGTTTCCCCACAGCCGTTCCATGCTGGAGGTGGAGGAGCTGGAAGAGGAGCGGCGTCTCTGCTATGTAGGTATGACCAGGGCCCAGGAGGAACTGTACCTCACCAGAGCTTGGCAGCGGACCTTGTACGGCAATACCGTGTACAATCCCCCCTCTCGTTTCCTGTCCGAAATACCGGAACACCTGGTCAGTGAAACGGAAAACCGGGACCGGGAAGTTCGGAGCACCTCCAGGCCTGCGGCTGAACCTAAACCGGCGGCGCCCCAAGGAGGCTTCCAGCTGGGAGATAAAGTGAGTCACCCGAAATGGGGTGTGGGGGTTATCGTGAAGGTAGCCGGGCAGGGGGATGACCAGCAGCTGACGGTGGCGTTTCCGGATCAAGGCTTGAAGATACTGCTGGCCAAGTATGCCCCGTTAACGCCGGTATCCAAGTAA
- the gatA gene encoding Asp-tRNA(Asn)/Glu-tRNA(Gln) amidotransferase subunit GatA: MDLYKLTAFELHRLLAGKEISVRDVVESFRDRIAGTEEKLGSFLFFNGDEALNKANDLDAEIARGKEVGSLTGIPVGYKDNICTKGLQTTCGSKMLAGFVPAYQATVVDKLATAGTINFGKLNMDEFAFGSTGELSAFKVTGNPWDLERVPGGSSSGSAAAVAAGQLPLALGTDTGGSVRQPAALCGIVGLKPTYGLVSRYGLVSTVSSMETIGPMARDVRDCALLLQAMAGHDPLDGTSLAAPVPDYSQSLVEDVKGLKVGVPKEYFGAGVAPEVIEAIKKALQVLASNGALVEEVSLPHTECALPAYYLIGTTEASSNLARVDGVRFGYRNLEAEDLETMYCRSRGEGLGHEVKMRTLLGHFFSGPGRLKDYYDKGLRLRTLVKQDFDHIFARYDVLVTPTSPKVAWPKQVKELTSVEVYASDICTIPASLAGLPAISLPCGLVEGLPVGLQLIGPPLGEPTLLRAAYTLEQLLEFPKDIPLAEVK, translated from the coding sequence GTGGATTTATACAAGCTGACCGCCTTTGAGCTGCACCGGCTCCTGGCCGGAAAAGAAATCAGCGTGCGCGATGTGGTGGAGAGTTTCAGGGACAGGATTGCCGGCACCGAGGAAAAGCTGGGTTCTTTTTTGTTTTTTAATGGGGACGAAGCCTTGAACAAAGCCAATGACCTGGATGCAGAGATTGCCCGGGGGAAAGAAGTGGGCTCTTTGACAGGCATCCCGGTGGGCTATAAAGATAATATTTGCACCAAGGGATTGCAAACCACCTGTGGATCCAAGATGCTCGCCGGTTTTGTGCCCGCCTACCAGGCTACGGTGGTGGACAAGCTGGCGACCGCAGGTACAATAAACTTCGGCAAGCTGAACATGGATGAATTTGCTTTTGGCAGTACCGGTGAATTGTCTGCTTTTAAGGTGACCGGCAATCCATGGGATCTGGAACGGGTGCCGGGTGGTTCCTCCAGCGGCAGTGCCGCAGCCGTGGCCGCGGGCCAGCTGCCGCTGGCCCTGGGGACGGATACCGGCGGCTCCGTCCGGCAGCCGGCAGCCCTCTGCGGCATTGTCGGGTTGAAGCCTACATACGGGTTGGTTTCGCGCTACGGATTGGTGTCCACCGTCAGTTCCATGGAAACCATCGGTCCCATGGCCCGGGATGTGCGGGATTGTGCCTTGTTGCTGCAAGCCATGGCAGGGCATGACCCGCTGGACGGTACTTCCCTGGCCGCGCCCGTACCGGATTACAGTCAATCCTTAGTTGAAGATGTCAAAGGGCTTAAGGTGGGCGTGCCCAAGGAGTACTTTGGGGCGGGAGTGGCGCCGGAAGTAATTGAGGCCATTAAAAAAGCCTTGCAAGTCCTGGCCAGTAACGGCGCCCTGGTGGAGGAAGTATCCCTGCCTCATACGGAGTGCGCCTTACCGGCCTATTACCTGATCGGTACCACCGAAGCCAGTTCCAATTTAGCCAGGGTGGACGGCGTGCGGTTCGGTTACCGCAACCTGGAGGCTGAGGATCTGGAAACCATGTACTGCCGTTCCCGCGGGGAAGGGCTCGGTCATGAGGTCAAGATGCGCACCCTGCTCGGCCACTTCTTTTCCGGTCCCGGCCGCCTGAAGGACTATTATGACAAGGGACTGCGGTTGAGGACCCTGGTGAAGCAGGATTTCGATCATATCTTTGCCAGGTATGATGTGCTGGTTACCCCCACCTCCCCCAAAGTTGCCTGGCCGAAGCAGGTTAAGGAGTTGACTTCCGTCGAGGTATATGCCAGCGACATTTGCACCATTCCGGCCAGTCTTGCCGGCTTGCCGGCCATTTCCCTGCCCTGCGGGTTAGTGGAAGGACTGCCGGTAGGACTGCAATTGATCGGGCCTCCCCTTGGGGAACCCACCTTGTTGAGAGCGGCTTACACCCTGGAGCAGTTGCTGGAATTTCCAAAGGATATCCCACTGGCGGAGGTGAAATAG
- the ligA gene encoding NAD-dependent DNA ligase LigA, translating into MPSLQEVEREILQLREQIEQHNYRYYVLDQPLISDREYDRLMQRLIELETKYPQFLTPDSPSQRVGGAPLKGFATAKHYRPLLSLNNAFDLGDLQDFHRRVISMLGQAPAYVVEPKIDGLSIALTYENGLLTVGATRGDGLVGEDITRNLKTIKVIPLRLKKPLPRLIVRGEAYMPKAAFQRLNREREERGEELFANPRNAAAGSLRQLDPRIAASRSLSAYFYEIIHMEGERVDTHWEALELMAELGLPVNPERKLAAGVEEVYAYCRAWAEKRASLAYEIDGMVIKVNELEFQTRLGNTAKSPRWAVAYKFPAEQAVTVLEDIIVRVGRTGVLTPTAILKPVRLAGTTVSKATLHNEDMILEKDIRIGDTVVVQKAGDIIPEVVAVLPEHRTGTERVFRFPERCPECGSEVVRLEGEAAHRCTGGLSCPAQVREGMIHFVSRDAMNIEGLGPKVIEQLLNADLIHDVADLYYLKYEDLIGLERMGHQSVTNLLNAIAASKERPLHHLLFGLGIRHVGQRAARILADHFGTMAALARAEESLLTEINEIGPKVAASIVHFFAQEKNRQVIEKLAQAGVNMEQPREEAAALPWSGKQFVLTGTLEHYSRKEAQALIEKLGGKVSSSVSSKTDYVVAGAKPGSKYDKAVSLNIPILNEEEFMAMIREHQGSLEE; encoded by the coding sequence ATGCCGTCTTTGCAAGAAGTGGAACGAGAAATTCTTCAGCTGCGGGAGCAAATTGAACAACATAATTACCGGTACTATGTCCTTGATCAACCGCTGATCTCCGACCGGGAATATGACCGGTTGATGCAGCGGCTCATTGAGTTGGAGACTAAATACCCACAGTTTTTGACACCGGATTCCCCCAGCCAGCGGGTGGGCGGTGCGCCCCTGAAAGGCTTTGCCACGGCCAAGCATTATCGCCCCTTGCTGAGCTTGAACAACGCCTTTGATTTAGGGGATTTGCAGGATTTTCACCGCCGGGTGATTTCCATGCTGGGCCAAGCGCCGGCCTACGTGGTGGAACCCAAAATCGACGGCCTGTCCATTGCCCTGACTTATGAAAACGGTTTGCTTACCGTGGGAGCCACCCGCGGCGACGGGCTGGTGGGTGAAGATATCACCCGGAATCTCAAGACCATCAAAGTGATACCCTTGCGATTGAAGAAGCCCCTGCCCCGCTTGATTGTACGGGGTGAGGCCTACATGCCTAAAGCCGCTTTCCAGCGGTTGAACCGGGAAAGAGAGGAACGAGGGGAAGAACTGTTTGCCAATCCCCGCAATGCCGCCGCCGGTTCCCTCCGGCAGCTGGATCCCCGCATCGCCGCCTCCCGTTCTTTAAGTGCCTATTTCTACGAAATCATTCATATGGAGGGAGAAAGGGTCGATACCCACTGGGAAGCATTGGAGCTCATGGCAGAACTGGGGCTGCCGGTGAATCCCGAGCGCAAGCTGGCTGCCGGTGTGGAGGAAGTCTACGCCTACTGCCGGGCCTGGGCGGAAAAAAGAGCTTCTCTAGCCTACGAGATTGACGGCATGGTAATTAAGGTCAATGAACTGGAGTTCCAAACCAGGTTGGGCAACACGGCCAAAAGCCCCAGGTGGGCCGTGGCGTACAAGTTTCCGGCGGAGCAGGCGGTGACGGTCCTGGAAGATATCATCGTGCGGGTGGGGCGCACCGGGGTGCTGACGCCGACGGCCATTTTAAAGCCGGTGCGGCTGGCCGGGACTACGGTCAGCAAAGCCACGCTGCATAATGAGGATATGATCCTGGAAAAGGATATCCGGATCGGTGACACCGTGGTGGTGCAAAAGGCGGGGGATATTATTCCCGAAGTAGTGGCGGTGCTGCCGGAACACCGGACCGGGACTGAGCGGGTTTTCCGCTTCCCTGAACGCTGCCCGGAATGCGGTTCCGAGGTGGTCCGGCTGGAAGGAGAGGCAGCCCATCGCTGTACCGGCGGCTTGTCCTGCCCGGCCCAGGTCAGGGAAGGCATGATCCACTTTGTATCCAGGGATGCCATGAATATTGAAGGCTTGGGGCCTAAAGTGATTGAACAGCTCCTCAATGCCGATCTCATCCATGACGTAGCGGACCTGTACTATTTAAAATATGAAGATTTGATCGGCCTGGAACGGATGGGACATCAATCGGTGACCAACCTGCTCAACGCTATTGCGGCCAGCAAGGAACGGCCCCTGCACCATTTGTTGTTCGGCCTGGGCATCAGGCATGTGGGGCAGAGAGCCGCCAGGATCTTGGCCGACCATTTCGGCACCATGGCAGCCCTGGCCCGGGCGGAGGAAAGCTTGCTTACGGAGATCAACGAGATCGGGCCGAAGGTGGCAGCCAGCATCGTGCACTTTTTCGCCCAGGAAAAGAACCGGCAGGTGATTGAGAAACTGGCTCAAGCCGGGGTCAATATGGAACAGCCCAGGGAAGAGGCGGCGGCCCTGCCCTGGAGCGGGAAGCAATTCGTTTTAACGGGCACTTTGGAGCATTATTCCCGGAAAGAGGCCCAGGCATTGATCGAGAAACTGGGAGGAAAGGTTTCGTCCAGTGTCAGCAGCAAGACCGATTACGTAGTGGCCGGTGCCAAACCCGGTTCCAAGTATGACAAGGCCGTGAGCTTAAATATTCCTATTCTCAATGAAGAAGAGTTCATGGCCATGATCAGGGAGCATCAAGGTTCTCTGGAAGAATAA
- a CDS encoding rhomboid family intramembrane serine protease, which yields MIPIRDSIRPRKTPVVNWLLIGLNIYIFILQTTLSPRELRLFFHQFGVIPAHIIHLDLPMLLAGHWEPFVPLVSSMFLHGSWWHLLSNMLYLWVFGDNVEDRLGHLGYLFFYVAMGLIAALTHVWSDPFSTVPMVGASGAVAGVLGAYFVAFPRARVLALVPVFFFLTIAEVRAVFFLFLWFLLQALSGLGTIQGAQSVAWWAHIGGFLAGALTFLLFRPRAPLRRFP from the coding sequence ATGATTCCCATTAGAGACAGTATTCGACCGCGGAAAACACCTGTGGTGAATTGGCTGCTCATCGGCCTCAACATTTATATCTTCATCCTGCAAACAACCTTGTCGCCCAGGGAGCTGCGGCTGTTCTTCCACCAGTTCGGCGTCATCCCGGCCCACATCATCCACCTGGACTTGCCCATGCTCTTAGCCGGGCACTGGGAGCCTTTCGTGCCCCTGGTAAGCTCCATGTTCCTTCACGGCAGCTGGTGGCATTTGCTGAGCAACATGCTGTATCTCTGGGTGTTTGGCGATAACGTGGAAGACCGCTTGGGACATTTGGGCTACCTGTTTTTTTATGTGGCTATGGGATTAATCGCCGCCTTAACCCATGTCTGGTCGGATCCCTTCTCCACCGTCCCGATGGTGGGCGCCAGCGGCGCCGTGGCCGGGGTCCTGGGCGCCTACTTTGTCGCTTTTCCCAGGGCCAGGGTCCTGGCCCTGGTACCGGTGTTCTTTTTCCTGACCATTGCGGAAGTCCGTGCCGTGTTCTTTCTCTTCCTATGGTTCCTCCTGCAGGCATTATCGGGCCTGGGCACCATCCAGGGCGCCCAGTCCGTGGCCTGGTGGGCTCATATCGGCGGCTTCCTGGCGGGAGCCTTAACCTTTTTATTATTTAGGCCAAGGGCTCCCCTCCGCCGGTTCCCCTAA